In Dreissena polymorpha isolate Duluth1 chromosome 11, UMN_Dpol_1.0, whole genome shotgun sequence, the genomic window TATTTCTTTGTCATTTTGACACTCAGTCTGTTAAAAGTGGTATTGTGTAGTCAAAGAAAGTGACAACGCAGCTGACCTTTTTGAAGGAAGGGTCATCTGTTTTGTGTAGAATGATTACTGATGGCATGGAAAAATTAGTCTATTTAAGatttattacacaaatatgacCTTTTGCAATCAGATTTTCACAAACCGTGTTTGTATCGTTCAATTGTTTAATTGCGATCTGATCAATATCAGTAACCCACATctatatttttgttaatgcatCTCAATGTCATTTAGATTGACATAAAAGCCGATCTCCATCCTGAAACTCATATGTTGTTATTAAACAAATTAGACAAAGTTCCTAAATGTTTTACACAAAGATAAACTTCACTATACAACGACCGTAATTTCCAATCAATTCCTAAACGTATTAGATTGTATCAAAGTCTGTTCGTATCTATACAACATATGCATTCCGAGAGTTCACAAACTAGCAATATATGTTTGCCCCCGAAGGcgagcatatagtgatcgcactgtccgtccgtctgtccgtccgtccgcctgtctgtctgtctgtccgtcacactttgcctttaggtttcgaaaaatactcataacttctatgtcgcttcagatgtaacattcatatttggcatgcatgtgtatatggacaaggccttttcaaacgcacacaaattttgacccctttgaccttgaacttttaggTTTAGGCTTCGAAATatgcttttaggttttgaaaaatgctcataacttctatcaaagcgtttatcggggtcatatgtcatcctatggagacagcttttGTTTCTTATGTCATTTGTCTCTGTAATAATGAGTGCAACATAAAACTGGTTTAATAcaaatagacttgtttttttaatcCGGATTGGGCATCCGTTAAAATCGAATTTTCATCCGCCCACAAAATAGTAGCTCGTTCAATacttttgtaaacaatttaagGAACCATTTTGTTAATATAACCCTCCTATAATAATTTGGGTCACACTGGtcacatttatatgaatataaataatcATGCCTGTTGCCCAAGCACGGGGACATGACATGTAGTTCAATTtgtaataacaaaaatatatatttatttcgggTTCGTGATCTGCTAGGTTTAAATTCTCGAACGCAGAAGAactgttgttatattttattgttataagaCCGTTTTTGATGTTATGGatataaatatttcttaaaaaagcaATAGATATACACATACACGTAGAGCAGGTACGCAGAGTCGTTCAagtgaattaaaaacaataaacgcaTTATTTATAAGGCTTGAGAAAAATACAAAATAGGACATACCTTTCACAATCgtattatttaatatgtaaaaaatatagtTATAAAATTAAAGTAATAGTTTACCTgagaaaaaatataaaataagaaataCGTCAACCTTCTGAGTCTTAGATTTTCGTTTACGTGAATCTCGAGCCAGTATTAGATTACTGTAATCTAAGTAATTCATGCATGAGGTTTAGTTGGGTTGCTTTCCGTTAAAGtgattttagtgcagattcgttcataagacacatgaacactaactccgatcctgataaaaagacagttccgctcagCTTAGAGGACTGCacattcatgtaaaatatcgaatataatatatatttttttataaacaactggtagcaagatgagttgcagataattggtcaattaccacattttaactaactctatTGACCTGTTCATAATTTGCAGCTCAAtccaacagtgaaaaatgcccataatgtcAATTTAACAACTGAAATATATTGGACACCTaagattaaaataaacaaatattctggATTTTATGCGAATGATTTTTACCCTACTACTTGTATCGGGCGAATTATTTGTTGAGCACATACCTTAAAATATAAGGTAAGTATGTTGTCGATTAAAGGTGATTTATGTTTACCAAGTTTCTTAATAGTCTGTGTCTAAAGTTTGAAAATCTCGATATTTAAATGTCGAACTTAAGTCAATACCATTATCGAGCTGATGAATAATGTTCgtaaaataagcatttaattATGTATTGACACCAGACAACAGAGTACTAAATAATttgtagccccccccccccccccccccccccccctcccgtaAGGTGGCAATAAAAGTCGCACTGTCAGTCCGTCCGATATCCGTTTATGCTTTCATATATTGGTTGTTGGCTGATTCGgtcccaagctctttcggccccgtGTTTtttttcaggctcattcggcctAAATACCAggttttttggcccaatttttaatttaattaaatcgtTGAAAATATGTTAGTCGATActctttaaaactatggaatattgtttattacagtagtatattatgttttatattccattacattttatgacaaacataaattatttatgatctaaccatttagaaaaaaacaaacaaaacaaacacatttgtttaggtgtcatgacaagcagggtattttatttcttgaaacacactcatggagtgggtgtttgtatctgacagggctttctacacataaatgcaagaaacaaatcttctgacgatcgtatgtgttcaatgagcaacagatatcgaccccaatggcaccgctcagttgaagagtctcgagacgtcagtaaacgttgcgacatccttctcatatatttaagaactgaaacgatactaaatccattctgtagaacacgtcgttatacgtatcattaaacatgctcatgcgttacatgtgaataattgaatgttattaatacccatcagacgtcaagcctaaactcaaaatcatacaattgcacaatttaactacacaattcaaaatcacaagcccaacCAAGGACGCCACGGCACTAACAATcgcccgtccgccgccgatgcccaaaacgcaccgaggacgccccctatgcccatccacaacgcctatttgcgaaaagtaTATAAAGTTaagcattagttttgataaaagcagctgcgataattacaagatttattcattaccatcaattaagagaagtgcacatgacttcatgtacaccccaaacaataatcggtggtaacgaacgattcaggtgtaaccgcgagcgggatacgcaaccctactgctcatttttcatttttcttttaatggcagggggacgtatgaggacccatggctcaagaccggtgtgtaggcgccttcatcacctcctgaaacctctaattttagagaaatctacaaataatcagctgttactatatcgtaaacgttaagtattctttttagaaaactttgtaaatcccatggtaaaattttcggaaccaatgcccctttctatctcaagtcagtcatccatctgctctcataaaactcactgaaacacataaaacataatattaacatcaacacacaaacagagcataaataaataaaacgatttaaatcaagtcttcgctctaccctgcttgcctgtcgaatgactaaacctacaaatctgtgcacgaggaaatcttgatttccgcacaaTTGGACATGTATCAcattcaaaaacctgtataaccagtttattcattcacacaacgataataaatacatttatgttttatattccattacattttatgacaaacataaattatttatcatctaaccatttagaaaaaaaacaaacacatttgtttaggtgtcatgacaagcagggtattttatcgacagaaaaagaacggggcaaaaaaaacaacgcacaactaacaacatacaacaccaagtaccatatatatttaacaaatccaaacgagaagaaacaattgtttgtgtttcatcCGAATCTCTCACGCAGCGATCCTAAGCGCCAACAGTCTTCCACTGCCCATGCTTTTTTAACACTTATCAGATACACCGCTATTTGCAACAGCAGTTGCTTCCCCTGAACGAAATGAATGCAACCCGTGAACattaggtttaagtcaaatttcacgaaagatgtggtgcaaaatatctaattgtctactgtaactcatctgctttgagccaactaaaatgtatttattcattttcttacaacttgttatgtttctaaacgaaacatatattgcaatatctagaatagtttctaccaagatacattttttcaagtagaagacagggcataaaactgcatttgttttacaaaatgtcaaaacctgttcgcccttgcacaattgaaccattttactattgaaaataataattatagcacaatcctcaaaaaatcttgtatcgcatCCTTTCAATTCAAAGTCCCCAAATCGCCAAACCCCCCAAAAAACGCACCAAACACACCGTTACAAATCTCAAATCAAAGAATCAAAGCCTCTACACATCCGCTTTAGTCACTAAGCACCTCCGAACCAGCGGCCCAGAATTGgcccttttcaatccatcatCAGAAAACACAACCAGACTAGAATAACAACGACCACACGATCCCACAACCCCATGAGCCCACGAAATGCCACACACAATCGCGTCTTCCCCAGAGGCAGACAGACacgaaacacacacaccaacattttaaattgactttctgtaacaaaactgtttcccttgctttcttttttgcaagtattttccaatttgaaataaatattacccttgctatcttttttgcaagtattatacttttaaaactattattttttagcccttgctttctttttttgcaagtactgtttttgctttttttttttttttgcaaatattccattcctcgtgtactgtacacgacttcgtaagcaccaggtgcaaacggacatacaccaacatggtttctatacatacttaatggctatacaaaaacaacatccattgaatcatttctactcatataaacacgtgaaaaatcCCAACTATACCAAAAGTATAGCAAAACAGTCAAACCATTCATATCACCGATTCACATATAAACGACATATAGTATAGTTAAATTCGAATAGcaagaacatttcttgaaaacggtcttgaactgaaacagagtggttattactcatacaaatagtttgcccttagtcaaacacaataatatccttctcaaagtgcatttgtacattaccagcctcaaataagaatggccaaaatgctgcactaggccatctgtgtaccaccaaaacgccatatgcgttgcattctagaaagtgcaaaattgtttttcctacgagataaataggggcatcaaccaattcaaatcggcaccccaaaactgtgtaaagcaatctgcttccgtttcaaaatcaaagaattttgaattatatcttttaagtatttctatttttaaaagtAGCCAAGCGATCAATCAAAAACGGACCCCAGCtaccatttaaatactcaaaGAAATCTCGTGAGATTTACCATTCATCTGTATTGCTCATTTTACTTATACTGTCGGCAATGGAGTTTAATTATCTTGGAACCCATTGTATTTCTAGTCCTTTGTTCAtcttcaaacacatactaaaaatgcttagtgctagatcatgttactcaagtttagaacttcctacctttaccaactttacacgtgattcagagtcagaaaacctcttaacagccccccttaaaaaattcccataggcacgtaaaactagaactactccattaattattctataagtagaacttgtattgcaatcgtcatttgaccatatatcgtgaaaaatgaaacctgacatatcaacaatataagccccaccagcaaacccacttgcatcactgtaaacttttaaaacttcgacacatgtagttttactaaaatgtcttgtttgtatgccatctatgcgacctaaccaaaatataaattcggaaataaataagctatctggttcaagggctataactctatgcAATGACGGTCTACAaacgatttcagaataaagatatctAGTCATTTACCTTGCCAGACTACCTATAACAGgcatcattgaaacaattttccccgtacatctagctaaatcccttgccgaaaccattggcatggaagaaaatacctttaaaagagtatttttaaaatcagttattcttctatcgggaatttcaaaagaaaacatttggctatcccagattaatcctacccattctagcctctgaactggtacttatattgacttgtcctcattgatcacaaatccagcttccggcttcattcacggctacacttgattgactaacaacatgagggatgtcttttaattcttcaatacagccattattttacatatcctgcaccgactcgttaacatctgctaatctatctgctttaaagctgattggttatttccagatacacatttttcatGTAATTGTAAGAATGGTAATGTGTAAGcgccgacaatacagtcaattatatcaggattggcaccaatgattttccggaaaaaaaaaaggacatgcctctctttaaactacattttacaagagaaaaacgtgagaaatgatACTTTTCTTCACAATGTGCGTATTATTATATGTAAACCAAACACGTCAATCAATTCTCCTCTATCCCCGAGGGCCTACCTTCTTGACCGCTACCACGTGGTCGCTACGTGTGTCCATTTACTGTGCCAGCCCTGTCCCCGCCGGCGAAGCGATCTCTCCTCTCATCCTGAATGTCCATATTAATAAATTGCCAACTCCAAtacgacacaaaaataaatcaaatttcacaattaaatgtggttgagagaataaataaaacgatttaaatcaagtcttcgctctaccctgcttgcctgtcgaataactaaacctacaaatctgtgcacaaggaaatcttgatttccgcaccattggacatgtATCACATTCAAAAACCTGTAttaccagtttattcattcacacaacgataataaatacatttatccttattgaagattattccatttgaaaaaaagattattttgtctttttgCTTCAGGTATGTCGTCGTCGAAATGAGGCGTTATTATAGACTTGATATAAGAGTCTGAGACGgctttgaaaatataacaaactaaataaatgtttttgtattacatatatttgaataaCTTTCAGAATAAGGAATACACACGTCTTAATAATACAATACAGTATCGTATTTACTGAAcataaattgttaattttgtaaataagttcaattacctcatcatcataatcagcataataataatcatcatcatcattcatcatcataatcaccatcatcatcataataattgtCAGCATCATAATAAGCATCatcaaaattatcatcatcatcataatcaacatgatcatcataataatcatcatcaaaataataatcatcatcctTATCGTtacaacataatcatcatcagcataaCGTCAtattcatcataatcatcattacaatcatcatcattataattatcatcatcattacattatattcatcatcatcatcagtataataatattcatcataattatcatcatcataacatcaaaatcatcataattatcatcttcatcatcatcaagaGGCGGCGATTTAGTTATTGAATGCATGCGCCTCCCTGGTCTTGGCGAGAAAACCCTCGGTTGTCAATTCTCACTGATCATATTCATCCAAGCTGGtcaagatgcacatgcatgtgGCGTCAGATCCGCCCGGCTTCCTCTCGTACAAGCTGGTACTGCACTGGCAGGTACTCGGCCTCGCGACGCAGAAGAGGAACCAACACATAAAAGGAGCATTTGTGGTCAGCTGCCCTCAAACTCAACCGACGGTGTCACCCTTAGTTTGGAGATTTGTCTCTTCAACCCATTCACCACACACTGTCAATCTTACTCCTTTGGCAAGTGGTATAGGGTCAGATGGCATCGTCAAGAATTGAATTGCCTCTTCTTTTTTTTCAGCCATGTTGACAGGAGGTGTAGTTTtcacttgagaggtagccgtgttgacaggaggtgtagttttcacttgagaggtggccgtgttgacaggaggtgtagtttttacttgagaggtagccgtgttgacagggggtgtagttttcacttgagaggtagccgtgttgacaggaggtgtagtttttacttgag contains:
- the LOC127851679 gene encoding uncharacterized protein LOC127851679: MKTTSSINTATSQVKPTPPINTATSQVKTTPPVNTATSQVKTTPPVNTATSQVKTTPPVNTATSQVKTTPPVNMAEKKEEAIQFLTMPSDPIPLAKGVRLTVCGEWVEETNLQTKGDTVG